AATAATGGTTGCTGTTGCGACATCACCAAAGATGAAGTGACAGTCACGTGAACGGAAATCGGTATGTGCAGAAGTGATTTCCACATTCACCAATAACACACGGCGTGCACCTGCTTTAATCGCATCGTAAGCTTGCTTTAAGCCAAACGTTGCTGCTGAACATGCGACGTTCATATCATAAGCATAACCTTGGATACCTAAAGCAGTTTGGATTTCAATCGCGACTGCTGGATACGCACGTTGCAAATTAGAGCAAGACAAAATCACCACATCAATATCTTCAGCAGTCACGCCTGCATTTTCCATCGCTTGTTTAGCAGCGGTTACACCCCATTCTGCTTGCAATGAAATTTCATCGATTGAACGCTCACGAATCAAAGGACGTAACCGGTTTGGATCTAAAATACCTGACTTCTCAACCACATAACGTGCTTTGACGCCAGATGCTTTTTCAATAAATTCTGCACTTGAACCACGACGAGCTTCCAACTCTCCTGCTGCGATTTTCTCAGCATTGTCTTGGTTGTACTGTTCCACATAAGCATTTAAAGCGCCAACCAATTCTTCATTGGTAATGACTTCTTCAGGATGAAACAAGCCTGTACCCGTAATGCGGATGCCCATGTAAAACTCCTTTTCAAAAAATGAAAAACTTAAACTTGCTCTATATTAACTGATTCCGAGACGATCCCATACTTTTTGTAATCGTGTTGGCGATATTGGCATCTTGGTTTTCATCGGCTGAGAGAATAATGAAATTCTCAATTCTTCCACCATGAAATATAACTCTTTCAAACGTGGATCATTTTTGTATTTAAACAACTTGTCCATCCACGGATCGACCTGAGCAATCGCTGCATCATCACGGGTTAAGTTATTCGGTAAGCGATCTAAACGCATAATCAAGGCTTTTAAGAAGCGCGGATATTCCTGCCAAACATCAGGCGTTTGACTATAAACAAAATCAGCTAAATTCATCAGATCCAGTTGATCTTCAATATCATCGATATTTTTGGCAAAGATATTCTGATTGACCATCAACAATTTCTGACGTATTTCCTGCCATTGCACAAAAATCTCGGTCATAGTTTTTAACACCATTTGACCATGACTTAAAAACTCTTGTTTTACTTTGTTTAGTAAAGCCTGATATTCCACTTCATTGATCGGCAAATCTTGAATCGCCATTTGTAAAGTCGCATAAATTAGCATTTGCTCAAGCTTGGCTTTATCGCCCAATGGTGAAAATGCCAGAGCCAACGGTTTTGAAATTTGCTTTTTCAATTGACGAATCAAATCGCCCAATTGCATATGAATCAGGCGAATCACACCATTACGATGCTGACGAATCGCCTCCGCTTGATCATTAAAAGTTTGAATCACAATGCCAGATTCATCTTTGGCATCAAGTTGTTCAAAAGATTTTGTCGGTACCAGTGCTTGGTATTGCTTCACCACTACACCTGTCACTTTTTGCGATGCTTCAAACACAAAACGTTCAGGGAAACTTTTAAACTCGCCTTTGAGCTGTTTCACTGGGCTGTGTGTTTCCGTACGACAACGGGCTTTTAATTCTGCTAGATCACGTCCTTTCTCAATCACACGACCTTTTTCATCCATCACCTTAATCAAGGGCAATAAATATTCTTCAATTCGCTCAAATGAAAAATCTTTTTCGGTGATTTGCTCACCCCGTAACTGGAAGCCCAAATAGCTAAAAATATGCTGTTGTAGATGCACCGCATCGATTGATTTCATCAGCTTTTTCGCAGTATCCGGAATTGGCACGAGATTACGACGTTTGTCTTTGGGTAAGGCTTTCAGTAAAGCTTCGATTAAATCTTGACGCCACCCCGGTATACCCCATGACCACAGATTCTCATCGACTTGCGCTAAGGCTTGGATAGGAATTTTAACCGTTGCGCCATCTTCGTCATGACTTGGATCAAAACGATAGCTTGCCGCCAAACGCAATTCACCATTTCTTAAATAATCTGGAAATTGTTGCGTGGTTGGACGGTCATCCATCCACAGCGACTCTTCCTCAATATATAAATATCGCGGCTGACTTGGCTCAACCGTGGCACGCCAATCTTCAAAACTACGACGACTTGCGACCTCCAGAGGAACTTTGGATGCATAGAATTGGTAAATGGTTTCTTCATCGACCACCAAATCACGACGACGTAACTTGTCCTCGACCCGTTCTACCTCTTCGAGTTTCAATAAGTTATGCTTTAAAAATGGCGGTTGAATGCCTAAATTGCCCGTGGTCAGGGCATCACGTAAGAAAATTTCATGCGCCGCAGGCTGATCCACTTTTTCATAATTGGTTAGACGTTTCGGCTCAATAATCAGACCAAACAAGGAAATCTGATCATAAGCATTGACAATCCCGGCTTTCTTCGACCAATGCGGTTCGAAGTAATGGTGCTTCAGCAGATCGCCTGCAGCCAATAAAATCCATTCAGGCTCAATTTTAGCCAAACATCTTAAATAAACTTGAGAGGTTTCCACCATCTCAAACGCCATCACCCAAGGCGTATTGGTTTTATGTAAGGTCGATGCAGGGAAAACACGGGCTTTCTGCTGACGCACAGCCATAAAGACATTGCGTTCATCAGTCTTATTAGCAATGAACGATAATAATCCTGTCAGCAAAGCACGATGCAAATTCTCATAGCTGGCTTTCTTTTCATTAAAAGAGAGTTTTAAGCCTTTAGCCAAATCCACCAATTGCTCATGCGTTTTTTTCCACTCGCGTAAGCGTAACCAACTCAAGAAATGATTGCGTGCAAAGGTACGACGCTTATTCTCACTCATATCACGGTTTGCCACCAAGGTTTCCCATAACTTGGTATAGAACAAGAAATCTGAATCCGCTTCTTTAAACAGCGCATGCTTTTGATCTGCTTGCATTTGCTTTTCAGCAGGACGTTCACGCGGATCTTGTACTGCGAGTGCAGCCACAATAATCAATACTTCATTCAGCACACCAAAATGTGCTCCCCCAATGATCATACGGGCAAGACGCGGATCAATCGGCATTTTCGCCATTTGTTGACCAATCTTGGTCAGTTGATCACGTGGTACCGATTTTTGTTCTTTTAATTGCTGAGACTGAACGGTTTTAGATTCAGCAACCTCTTGTGCAGAAGGCGCTTTTTTCTCCGACATCGCCCCCAATTCAATGAGTAACTTACGTCCATCATTCACTAAACGATGATCTGGTGGCTCAATAAAATCAAACTCTTCCAGTGAACCTAAACCGAGGCTCTGCATCTGTAAAATCACCGATGCCAAATTTGTTCGCTTAATTTCAGGTTCAGTAAATTCAGGACGGCCAAGAAAATCATCTTCAGAATAGAGACGAATACACACACCCGGTGCAATACGACCACAACGTCCTTTACGTTGGTTGGCTGCCGCTTGAGAAATCGCTTCAATCGGTAAACGCTGAACCCGTGAACGATAGTTATAACGCGAAATACGGGCAAAACCACTGTCAATCACATAACGAATATTGGGTACAGTCAGTGCGGTTTCAGCGACGTTAGTGGCAATAATAATGCGACGACCGCTACCGCCTGGATTAAAGATTCTTTGCTGTTCCCCGATCGCAAGACGTGCATACAAAGGTAAAATCTCGGTATGTCGTGGTCCATGCTTTTGTAAAGTTTCTTGCAGCTCGCGAATTTCTTGTTCTGTGCTGGCAAAAATCAGAATATCCGCATGTTCAGGATGCCCTTTTTCTTGCGCATCTTGGAAACATTCTTCAACCGCTGATACTACAGCACGCGGTAAGTTTTCTTCAAAATCATCAAATTCATCATCATCACTGCCCCCGACTGACATTTCAGAAATTGGGCGATAACGTGTTTCGACAGGAAAGCTCCGCCCTTCGACTTCAAAAATTGGGGCATTAAAGAAATATCCACTAAAACGATTTACATCTAAAGTTGCAGAAGTAATGATGACTTTAAGATCACGACGTTTATGTAAGAGTTGTTTTAAATAACCCATAATAAAATCGATATTCAGCGATCGTTCATGCGCTTCATCGATAATAATCGTGTCATATTTGGTCAAGAATTTATCATTGGCCAATTCAGCCAACAAAATACCATCCGTCATTAAACGAACAATCGAATCTTGAGAGCCTTGCTCATTAAAACGGACTTTATAACTGATCGCTTCACCGAGCTTTTGTCCAACTTCTTCAGCAATACGCTGCGAAACCGTACGTGCGGCTAAACGTCGAGGTTGAGTATGACCAATCAGCCCCGTTAAACCCCGTCCTGCCATCATGGCAATTTGGGGTAATTGTGTGGTTTTACCTGAGCCTGTTTCCCCTGCAACAATAATCACTTGGTGCTGTTGAATGGCTTCAACCAATTTTGACGCATATTGAGTGACAGGCAAATCCTGATTGAGTTTGATAGTCGGAACATGACTGAGTCGCTTACGCACCATCGCATTGGATTTTTCAAACAATGCTTGATATTGCTCAGGATTGGCGTCTTTGCCTTTTTGCAGTCGATTTAAACGATGACGGTCACGCGCCATAACGAGTTGATCTACATTTAAATGACTCTGCACAGAAAAAACACCCTAATTTCACAAACGACAATCGGTTATTTTACGCTGTAATGACATTCAGTGAAAGAACTGCCGTTTTTATAATTTTCAGGTTTATTTTCAATTTAGCTCTTGAAATTCAGTTGCATAGACACCATGTTTAAGCACGATTGGTATAAAGATGGTTTTGTCATTTAAACAACATATTTTTGTGTTGAATTGGCTCTATACTTTCTCTAATTGAAATGGAAGTCTGAATCCTGTTTAATTCGGTTTTTCCGATTTCAGTTATGCAAAAATACTGTTTCAGCAATAACATAAGTTTCGATATTCTATTCGACATTAAATACAAACCTCAATCATGGAGACAATGATGAGCTTAATTAATACTGAAGTTAAACCATTCAAAGCAACTGCATTCCAAAATGGTCAATTCATCGAAGTAAGCGAAGCTGATCTTAAAGGTAAATGGTCAGTAGTATTCTTCTACCCAGCTGACTTCACTTTCGTTTGCCCAACTGAATTAGGTGACCTTGCTGACAACTACGAAGAATTCAAAAAATTAGGCGTTGAAATCTACTCAGTGTCTACTGACACTCATTTCACGCATAAAGCTTGGCACGATTCTTCTGAAGAAATCAAAAAAATCCAATACGTAATGGTGGGTGATGCGAACTGGACACTTGCTAAAAACTTCGACGTATTAATCGAAGCTGATGGCCTTGCTGACCGTGGTACTTTCGTGATCGATCCAGAAGGTAAAATCCAAATCGTTGAAATCAACGCTGGTGGCGTTGGTCGTGATGCTCAAGAACTTCTTCGTAAAGTTAAAGCAGCTCAATACGTGCACGCTCACCCAGGTGAAGTTTGCCCAGCTAAATGGAAAGAAGGCGATGCTACTTTAGCGCCTTCAATCGACCTAGTTGGTAAAATCTAATTCGTTTTAGATTGAACTGATTCAAAAAAACCACGCTTCTGGCGTGGTTTTTTTTATGGCTTTTAATCTGTCTGAATCATTATTTGCATATGATTTTTAGCTTGAATCGCCATTACAAAACTTAAATTCAATGGATGATCTAACTAGATATCAAATTATGTGACAGAATATTTATTTCAAAAATATCAAAAAAATACTCCATATTAGCGATACCAATGCAGCTCATTTAATTGATAAGTATGTCATTTTTTATGCTTTAAAGTTAACAATATTGCTATACATCGCAATTTACTTATGTCATAACTTGAAAGGAGCAGTATACCCTTCTGCTTAGATTACCTATAAAAATAATGAGGAGGTGCAATATGGTTACATCGCTTGCCGTGACTTCTTGGAAATACGATTCACTTTCGCGATATTTAAAAATTTTTTATAACAATGGTTCAGGTGAACTGTATCACCCTGTTCCCAATTTTATTTATGACAACTTATTACGTTGTAGTGATAAAACTAAATTTGTTCAAAAATATTTGGAGTATGACCTACACTTCACTCGTATAACCATTTCTTAAATTTTAGAAGGCATAAGACATTTATGCCTTCTTTTTAATGTTAAACACATTTAAAGATATGATTATTCTGTAGATTAGTTCAATAAAAAATTATAAACTACAATAAAAATAAACATATATTTACATAGGGTTACAATGCAAAACTACATTCCATATAATTTAAGGCTATTGATTACGCAAGTAGATCCACGCTTAGACTATAAATGGGAAGAAAATTTAGGCGAAATTTTTTCCAACTTAAATGACGAAGAAAAAGACAATATTGATAAACAAATATTAAGAAATAAGCAGATTGCTTGGAATCCTGAAACGAATACCTTTAGTTTTAAACATACCACTAGTTTAGATAGTTTAAAGAACAACACCAATCATGCTGGTATGAAAACATTAATTCAAAAAATCATGATTTCATTAGACCAACTCAATCAGTATGTAAAAACCACAGAAATTGCAGATTATTTAGAAAGCATCTTAAAACAAATTGACAATATTGACGTAGAAGAAAATATTGATTTACAACGAACGAAACAACAAATTCGTATTGAATTTATTTACGAAGCAGCAAATATTATTAAAAATAAAAGAGTTTTAGAAATTCCTGAAAACTCACGAAATTTATCTCCGCAAAGTGTGAAATGTTTTATTTTAGAGGTTTTTTTAAAGCATCAATTGTTGAGTTTTTGGTTTAAAACATTACGCCCAAGACAACTCAGTGATCGACCGGAACGCGTCATCAATCAATTTCTAAAAAACGAACAACGTATTCGTCAACTGGAAATTGTGCAAACATCAATGTTTGTTTATGCAATAGCACCGAGTCGAAACCATGACATCAACCCATTTTCGATTCGACGATTCCTGAATGAAGAAAAAGTCACTTTTTCAGACAATGTTTATCTTAATGCAGCCATTATGCCGATTAAAGAATTGGGCAATCCGGAATTTGAAGAAAGTTTCAAATGGCAAGTGAGTCGGATCGTCACCATTGAAAAACAACTCAGCACTGTAATTACAGATCTGGTTGATTCATTCGAAGTAGCCAATTCCAATATTTTACTTCCATTACTGTTTAAACCTTTAGATTCTTCAGGTTTTGCAACAGATAAAATAACGCAGCAACGCTTATGGGACTTTGAACAGCAGCTCAGTCTTAGAATTTTTGAGCCATTAGAGTATGCTTTACGCAATCTAGTTACGAGCCAAGAAGAACATGATTTTCTTTACGTGAGCTTGCGTCAAATTATGGGAGATATCAATAGCTACTATAAAGACTTCCAGCAACAACCAGCGATGATGTTTGATAACTATGCCAATTTATTTGCTGCACGACTGATTGCGTATTTAACCTTAATTGAAAAACGCAAAAGTGATATTTTTGTTATGCAGTCAAATGAGGATTATCAAAGCAACTTAACTAAACTTTCTGAACCCATCAATATTTTAAGAAATTTGGCCAAAGATTCTCTTGATAAGATGCGTGCCCTACGTGTAGAACTCAAAGATGCACAAAAAAATTTAAAAGAAAAGGAGAACTCTTTTCTCTCTAAATTCTTTAAAAAACACGAAAAGCAAAATGACAAAATCGAAGCTATACGCCGAGAAATTTATGAACATAGAGAACACACCTATTTCGAAATCGTGCGTATACCGAAGAAATATCCAACAGATACCGTATATCTTGAGTTTGAATCCTTGATCTCAATTAATGATATGGAACGTCACTA
The sequence above is drawn from the Acinetobacter lanii genome and encodes:
- a CDS encoding beta-ketoacyl-ACP synthase III — protein: MGIRITGTGLFHPEEVITNEELVGALNAYVEQYNQDNAEKIAAGELEARRGSSAEFIEKASGVKARYVVEKSGILDPNRLRPLIRERSIDEISLQAEWGVTAAKQAMENAGVTAEDIDVVILSCSNLQRAYPAVAIEIQTALGIQGYAYDMNVACSAATFGLKQAYDAIKAGARRVLLVNVEITSAHTDFRSRDCHFIFGDVATATIIEETETKTGFEILDFSLFTQFSNNIRNNFGFLNPSETTNADDKRFRQDGRKVFKEVCPLVAKMITKQLAKNEIAPENVKRFWLHQANASMNELILKLVVGKEHAQPDLVPIILDEFANTSSAGVIIALHRTANQVDNGEYGVLCSFGAGYSVGSILVQKHVA
- the hrpA gene encoding ATP-dependent RNA helicase HrpA; this encodes MQSHLNVDQLVMARDRHRLNRLQKGKDANPEQYQALFEKSNAMVRKRLSHVPTIKLNQDLPVTQYASKLVEAIQQHQVIIVAGETGSGKTTQLPQIAMMAGRGLTGLIGHTQPRRLAARTVSQRIAEEVGQKLGEAISYKVRFNEQGSQDSIVRLMTDGILLAELANDKFLTKYDTIIIDEAHERSLNIDFIMGYLKQLLHKRRDLKVIITSATLDVNRFSGYFFNAPIFEVEGRSFPVETRYRPISEMSVGGSDDDEFDDFEENLPRAVVSAVEECFQDAQEKGHPEHADILIFASTEQEIRELQETLQKHGPRHTEILPLYARLAIGEQQRIFNPGGSGRRIIIATNVAETALTVPNIRYVIDSGFARISRYNYRSRVQRLPIEAISQAAANQRKGRCGRIAPGVCIRLYSEDDFLGRPEFTEPEIKRTNLASVILQMQSLGLGSLEEFDFIEPPDHRLVNDGRKLLIELGAMSEKKAPSAQEVAESKTVQSQQLKEQKSVPRDQLTKIGQQMAKMPIDPRLARMIIGGAHFGVLNEVLIIVAALAVQDPRERPAEKQMQADQKHALFKEADSDFLFYTKLWETLVANRDMSENKRRTFARNHFLSWLRLREWKKTHEQLVDLAKGLKLSFNEKKASYENLHRALLTGLLSFIANKTDERNVFMAVRQQKARVFPASTLHKTNTPWVMAFEMVETSQVYLRCLAKIEPEWILLAAGDLLKHHYFEPHWSKKAGIVNAYDQISLFGLIIEPKRLTNYEKVDQPAAHEIFLRDALTTGNLGIQPPFLKHNLLKLEEVERVEDKLRRRDLVVDEETIYQFYASKVPLEVASRRSFEDWRATVEPSQPRYLYIEEESLWMDDRPTTQQFPDYLRNGELRLAASYRFDPSHDEDGATVKIPIQALAQVDENLWSWGIPGWRQDLIEALLKALPKDKRRNLVPIPDTAKKLMKSIDAVHLQQHIFSYLGFQLRGEQITEKDFSFERIEEYLLPLIKVMDEKGRVIEKGRDLAELKARCRTETHSPVKQLKGEFKSFPERFVFEASQKVTGVVVKQYQALVPTKSFEQLDAKDESGIVIQTFNDQAEAIRQHRNGVIRLIHMQLGDLIRQLKKQISKPLALAFSPLGDKAKLEQMLIYATLQMAIQDLPINEVEYQALLNKVKQEFLSHGQMVLKTMTEIFVQWQEIRQKLLMVNQNIFAKNIDDIEDQLDLMNLADFVYSQTPDVWQEYPRFLKALIMRLDRLPNNLTRDDAAIAQVDPWMDKLFKYKNDPRLKELYFMVEELRISLFSQPMKTKMPISPTRLQKVWDRLGIS
- the ahpC gene encoding alkyl hydroperoxide reductase subunit C, with amino-acid sequence MSLINTEVKPFKATAFQNGQFIEVSEADLKGKWSVVFFYPADFTFVCPTELGDLADNYEEFKKLGVEIYSVSTDTHFTHKAWHDSSEEIKKIQYVMVGDANWTLAKNFDVLIEADGLADRGTFVIDPEGKIQIVEINAGGVGRDAQELLRKVKAAQYVHAHPGEVCPAKWKEGDATLAPSIDLVGKI
- a CDS encoding KTSC domain-containing protein — encoded protein: MVTSLAVTSWKYDSLSRYLKIFYNNGSGELYHPVPNFIYDNLLRCSDKTKFVQKYLEYDLHFTRITIS